A portion of the Terriglobia bacterium genome contains these proteins:
- a CDS encoding efflux RND transporter periplasmic adaptor subunit → MIRRLLLLALGLLLVTGGVFLYRYFNRPQGLMLTGIVTTHEVNVSPLIQGRLSQLLVKEGDAVKAGQLVAVIDPQELQADRSYYAHTEQGAAAQVEEQEAALNYQQVLTRDQIKQAEAALAAAEAQAREVAADLELNRVNYERAGNLYQKQVYSAQALDQARTAYEASKAHAESLQKLVETQRANVALARSNENQITVRLKELQTGRRQLLAAGAQKSKADVRLGYTEVRAPINGVVAVLAARQGEVLSVSQPILILIDPEDLWVRADVEETYIDRIRLGDRLTVRLPSGVERAGTVFYRAVVADFATQRDVSRAKRDIKTFEIRLRLDNGDRRLWPGLTAYVMLPLQDVQGAPQVSN, encoded by the coding sequence ATGATCCGACGATTGCTCCTTCTGGCATTGGGTCTGCTCTTAGTGACGGGAGGCGTTTTTCTTTACAGATATTTCAATCGTCCCCAGGGTTTGATGCTTACCGGGATCGTTACGACCCACGAAGTCAACGTGAGCCCGCTGATCCAAGGCCGGCTGAGCCAGTTATTGGTAAAGGAGGGGGATGCCGTCAAGGCCGGTCAGTTGGTGGCCGTTATTGATCCACAGGAGCTGCAGGCGGACCGGTCCTATTATGCCCACACGGAACAAGGCGCGGCCGCCCAGGTGGAAGAGCAGGAGGCGGCGCTGAATTATCAGCAAGTGCTGACACGCGATCAGATCAAACAAGCCGAAGCAGCACTCGCGGCTGCCGAGGCGCAGGCCCGGGAGGTGGCGGCGGATCTTGAACTCAACCGTGTGAATTATGAACGCGCCGGGAACCTCTACCAGAAACAGGTCTATTCGGCGCAGGCATTGGATCAGGCAAGAACCGCCTATGAAGCATCTAAAGCTCATGCCGAGTCGTTACAGAAACTGGTCGAAACGCAGAGAGCGAACGTCGCGCTTGCCCGCTCCAACGAAAACCAGATCACCGTCCGACTGAAGGAACTTCAGACGGGACGGCGGCAACTGCTTGCGGCCGGCGCCCAGAAATCAAAGGCCGATGTGCGTCTGGGCTATACCGAAGTCCGGGCGCCCATCAACGGCGTAGTGGCCGTGCTGGCGGCGCGCCAGGGCGAGGTCCTCAGTGTGAGCCAGCCGATCCTGATCCTGATTGATCCGGAGGACCTGTGGGTGCGCGCCGATGTCGAGGAAACCTATATCGACCGCATTCGGCTGGGCGACCGGCTCACCGTCCGCCTGCCATCCGGAGTCGAGCGGGCGGGAACGGTTTTCTACCGCGCCGTGGTTGCCGACTTCGCAACCCAACGGGATGTCAGCCGCGCCAAGCGCGACATCAAGACCTTCGAAATCCGCCTGCGTCTGGACAACGGCGATCGGCGGCTATGGCCGGGCCTGACGGCCTACGTCATGTTGCCGCTCCAGGATGTGCAGGGCGCTCCTCAGGTTTCCAATTAA
- a CDS encoding ATP-binding cassette domain-containing protein — protein sequence MPAIEATEIRKCFGTFCAVDRLSFTVDEGEIFGLLGPNGAGKSTLIRMLTTLLPPTSGVALVNGFDVRNAANKVRRTIGVIPQAMTSDLDLTAEENLDIFAKLYGVPREKRKRANQELLAAVDLEQWGDKPVKNFSGGMRRRLEIARGLVHEPKIFFLDEPTTGLDPVSRVSVWEMLMKLKQGRELTILLTTHYMDEADRLCNRVAIVDHGKLVALDSPLKLKAAIPGKNILEVSFSSLPDGWMETLKRLPEVQEVKADDHVFRISSNNGPKTTSELIETARHEQVEITSLSVQSTTLDDVFVHYTGRQLRDALQDALKLDPRIMYQRQRH from the coding sequence GTGCCGGCGATTGAGGCGACTGAGATCAGGAAGTGCTTCGGAACATTCTGTGCCGTGGACAGGCTCAGCTTCACTGTCGATGAGGGCGAGATCTTCGGCCTCCTCGGCCCGAACGGAGCGGGCAAGTCGACGCTCATCCGCATGCTGACCACCCTGCTGCCGCCGACTTCGGGTGTCGCGCTGGTCAACGGATTCGATGTGAGAAACGCAGCCAACAAAGTGCGGCGGACAATCGGCGTCATTCCGCAGGCCATGACTTCGGATCTGGATCTGACCGCAGAAGAGAACCTGGACATTTTTGCCAAACTCTATGGAGTGCCGCGGGAGAAACGGAAGCGGGCGAACCAAGAGCTGTTGGCGGCGGTCGATCTGGAGCAGTGGGGAGACAAGCCGGTAAAGAACTTCTCCGGCGGGATGCGGCGACGGCTGGAGATCGCGCGCGGCCTGGTGCACGAACCCAAGATCTTTTTCCTGGATGAGCCGACGACGGGACTCGATCCGGTCTCGCGTGTTTCGGTGTGGGAGATGTTGATGAAGTTGAAGCAGGGGCGCGAGCTGACGATTCTTCTGACCACGCATTACATGGATGAGGCCGACAGGCTGTGCAACCGCGTGGCGATCGTCGACCACGGCAAACTCGTCGCCCTGGACTCCCCGCTCAAGCTTAAAGCCGCCATCCCCGGAAAGAACATTCTGGAAGTCAGTTTCTCGAGCCTGCCGGACGGCTGGATGGAAACACTGAAGCGGCTTCCCGAGGTCCAGGAAGTCAAGGCGGATGACCACGTCTTCCGGATCAGCTCCAACAACGGGCCGAAAACGACTTCTGAATTGATCGAAACCGCCCGGCATGAGCAGGTCGAGATCACCTCGCTGTCCGTGCAAAGCACGACGCTGGATGACGTTTTCGTGCATTACACGGGCCGGCAGCTCCGCGACGCCCTGCAGGACGCGTTGAAGCTGGACCCCCGGATCATGTATCAGCGACAGCGACACTGA
- a CDS encoding ABC transporter permease: MRGTLAMIERDIRKFRRSPTLILTTMFFPLIQLVVLGYAFGGKLENLHVGIVDQDKQIETVKLRELCGAIAANARTFDTVMYADEHQAMTDLRNGRISAVLQIPPDFSRRVLAKEAPRVALIEDNTDNFAVAALEGAFTQLLGSFNQRGSPPRLPAQATLSVVEVYPYVPYIQYLLSGTVVLAIFISAMIGGGIIFIDDKARGLHEGYLVTPISKVELILGFTLSGAIKACLSGVVLATLGSIIAGIPNPLDPVRLAKLLIVIVVSALALISMMFMLMVRVNDPLVPRATMGVLNTLLYFPSGAVYPVNGFPNWMRVISSVDPFTYAVHAFKELLLKNAGLGAIAFDLSFLIIFALLMMTLATLLFKRSL, translated from the coding sequence ATGCGAGGCACGCTGGCTATGATCGAAAGAGACATCCGCAAGTTCAGGCGCAGCCCTACGCTGATCCTGACCACCATGTTTTTCCCGCTGATCCAGCTGGTGGTTCTGGGTTATGCATTTGGCGGGAAACTGGAAAATCTCCATGTGGGCATTGTCGATCAGGACAAGCAGATCGAAACGGTCAAGCTGCGCGAGTTGTGCGGCGCCATCGCAGCCAACGCCCGCACCTTCGATACCGTCATGTACGCGGACGAACATCAGGCGATGACGGACCTGCGCAACGGACGCATCAGCGCGGTCCTCCAGATCCCGCCGGATTTCTCACGCCGTGTCCTGGCAAAGGAGGCGCCGCGGGTGGCTTTGATCGAAGACAACACGGACAACTTTGCGGTCGCGGCGCTCGAAGGGGCGTTCACTCAATTGCTCGGCAGCTTCAACCAGCGGGGATCCCCGCCGCGCTTGCCGGCCCAGGCTACGCTCTCGGTGGTCGAAGTGTATCCCTACGTCCCCTATATTCAGTACCTTCTCTCCGGTACGGTTGTGCTGGCGATTTTTATCTCGGCCATGATCGGCGGCGGCATCATTTTCATAGATGACAAGGCCCGCGGTCTTCATGAAGGGTATCTCGTCACTCCCATCAGCAAGGTGGAACTCATTTTGGGATTCACCTTGTCCGGGGCGATCAAGGCCTGCCTCTCCGGCGTGGTCCTGGCCACGCTCGGGTCCATCATCGCCGGCATCCCGAATCCATTGGACCCAGTCCGCCTCGCCAAGCTGCTGATCGTCATCGTCGTTTCGGCCTTGGCCCTCATCAGCATGATGTTCATGCTGATGGTGCGCGTGAACGATCCGCTCGTGCCGCGCGCCACCATGGGGGTCTTGAATACGCTCCTCTACTTTCCCAGCGGCGCGGTCTATCCCGTCAACGGATTCCCGAACTGGATGCGGGTGATCTCATCCGTGGATCCATTCACCTATGCGGTTCACGCGTTCAAGGAACTCCTGCTCAAGAATGCAGGCCTGGGAGCCATCGCATTCGACCTGTCGTTTCTCATCATATTCGCCCTCCTGATGATGACCCTCGCCACCCTCCTCTTTAAGCGCAGCCTGTAA
- a CDS encoding BlaI/MecI/CopY family transcriptional regulator, whose translation MAHEKPPDAELEVLACLRRLKKATAREVKDAVSEYRPMAHGSVLTLLKRLESRSLVTKKKGTTGKAFVYRPTRLAESTYNKVLTQLLHRVFAGDSVALVASLFERKLPDPQELADLQQLLDELKEKSAEKGGKP comes from the coding sequence ATGGCCCACGAGAAACCGCCTGATGCCGAGCTTGAGGTTCTGGCCTGCCTGCGCCGGTTGAAGAAAGCGACGGCGCGGGAAGTCAAAGACGCCGTGAGTGAGTACCGCCCGATGGCCCACGGGTCCGTGCTCACGCTTCTGAAGCGGCTCGAGAGCCGGTCGCTGGTTACCAAGAAAAAGGGCACGACCGGGAAAGCCTTCGTTTATCGGCCCACGCGCCTTGCCGAATCCACCTACAACAAAGTCCTCACGCAGTTGCTGCACCGGGTGTTTGCCGGCGACAGCGTCGCCCTGGTTGCGTCTTTGTTCGAGAGGAAGCTTCCTGACCCGCAGGAACTCGCGGATCTGCAGCAGCTGCTCGATGAGTTGAAGGAGAAGAGCGCCGAGAAAGGCGGCAAGCCGTGA